One Miscanthus floridulus cultivar M001 chromosome 11, ASM1932011v1, whole genome shotgun sequence DNA window includes the following coding sequences:
- the LOC136491156 gene encoding protein REVEILLE 2-like — protein sequence MARFQARNDQRPAADHVGHGNFMDHLKNTLNSGDMDLPGGARAPKARKPYTISKQREKWTEDEHKLFLEALQQHGRAWRRIQEHIGSKTAVQIRSHAQKFFSKVIRESSGDSNSVAAPPQIQIPPPRPKRRPTHPYPRKLGNSVGKDASAIKQLQKPPLQTQSLSEQENCSPKSVLSTAQIDSETLQTEGSGSPASSVYMEDKCLTPSTSVALSKDATTSNDAACEIPEGPILRLFGKRVVVNNLDQQPSSNTGSLQHVADMELDASDETPTSGTGKLSSQVTEEAKTWCPWLTGTQQFMYYLPQGEVFSMHSACQFLNYGNGSISYTVLNAQTVTSNKQQNQPSQAVDCKVTRAEGSWTESNTTSSSVAETTKNSDYIECTKVNNDEDKVIPVPGSRKCASTVPPCLRGFVPYKKCTAQSKMLQSEETGEEADRDMTRLCL from the exons ATGGCTCGTTTTCAG GCGAGGAACGATCAAAGGCCTGCTGCAGATCACGTTGGCCATGGAAACTTCATGGATCATCTGAAGAACACTCTGAACTCCGGTGACATGGACTTGCCAGGAGGAGCGCGAGCCCCTAAG GCACGCAAGCCCTACACGATATCCAAGCAGAGGGAGAAATGGACCGAGGACGAGCACAAGCTCTTCTTGGAGGCTCTGCAGCAGCACGGCCGTGCCTGGCGCCGTATACAAG AGCACATAGGCAGCAAGACTGCCGTGCAAATCAGGAGCCACGCGCAGAAGTTCTTCTCCAAG GTCATCCGAGAATCCTCTGGGGATAGCAACAGCGTAGCTGCTCCACCGCAAATTCAGATTCCGCCGCCACGGCCAAAGAGGAGGCCAACACACCCATACCCGCGCAAGCTGGGTAATTCAGTCGGCAAGGATGCCTCTGCAATCAAACAGCTTCAGAAGCCCCCGTTGCAGACACAGTCCCTGTCTGAGCAGGAGAATTGCTCACCGAAATCTGTGTTATCCACAGCACAGATTGACTCCGAGACCCTGCAAACTGAAGGTAGTGGATCACCAGCTTCCTCGGTTTACATGGAGGACAAATGCCTCACACCAAGCACATCAGTAGCACTTTCCAAG GATGCCACCACTTCCAATGATGCGGCATGTGAAATACCTGAAGGTCCAATTCTTAGGCTATTTGGCAAGAGGGTTGTGGTTAATAATTTAGATCAGCAGCCAAGCTCCAATACTGGGAGCCTACAACATGTGGCAGACATGGAACTGGATGCTTCAGATGAGACACCAACTAGTGGAACTGGGAAGTTGTCTTCCCAAGTTACAGAAGAAGCAAAGACATGGTGCCCATGGCTGACCGGTACACAGCAGTTTATGTACTATCTTCCTCAAGGGGAGGTGTTCTCTATGCACTCTGCTTGCCAATTCCTCAACTACGGTAATGGAAGCATATCTTACACAGTGTTGAACGCACAGACAGTTACCTCAAATAAGCAGCAGAACCAACCATCTCAAGCTGTAGACTGCAAGGTCACGAGGGCAGAAGGATCATGGACGGAGTCGAACACAACCTCCAGCAGTGTGGCTGAAACAACTAAGAATTCAGATTATATAGAATGCACGAAAGTAAACAACGATGAAGACAAAGTGATACCTGTTCCAGGTTCAAGGAAATGTGCGAGCACAGTTCCACCCTGCCTTCGAGGTTTTGTACCATACAAGAAGTGCACAGCTCAAAGCAAGATGCTGCAGTCAGAGGAAACTGGGGAGGAGGCAGATAGAGACATGACAAGGCTGTGCCTGTAA
- the LOC136491158 gene encoding organelle RRM domain-containing protein 6, chloroplastic-like, which translates to MASAHAGFALTIAASRSFSFTIVACPSPSPTHRPAAASVGVRNHQRASTATACLQQPSASHDAATRLYVSGLSFRTTEQSLRDAFEKFGDLTEVCLVMDRVAKRPRGFAFLSYTEEEEARGAMEGMHGKVKDVQIVRCLCDNLLIVRCSDNL; encoded by the exons ATGGCGAGCGCTCACGCCGGCTTTGCCCTCACGATCGCTGCTTCCAGAAGCTTCAGCTTCACTATCGTGGCATGCCCCTCGCCCTCGCCCACGCACCGTCCAGCCGCCGCCTCCGTTGGGGTCCGCAACCACCAGCGCGCGTCCACTGCCACGGCCTGCCTCCAGCAGCCGAGTGCCTCCCATGACGCCGCCACCAGGCTGTACGTCAGCG GTCTTTCGTTCCGCACCACCGAACAGAGCCTCCGGGACGCGTTCGAGAAGTTTGGTGACCTTACGGAAG TTTGTCTCGTGATGGATAGAGTAGCAAAGCGACCGAGAGGTTTCGCTTTCCTTTCTTACACCGAGGAGGAGGAAGCCAGGGGCGCCATGGAAGGAATGCACGGGAAGGTGAAAGATGTTCAGATCGTCAGATGCTTGTGTGATAATCTGTTGATCGTCAGATGTTCAGATAACTTGTAG
- the LOC136491157 gene encoding PH, RCC1 and FYVE domains-containing protein 1-like isoform X2, translating into MAGSFDGRTPTRGVEQAIVALKKGAHLLKCGKRGKPKFCAFRLSSDETTLIWYSKGREKHLSLSSVSAVVLGQKTIKFLRQRCPEKESHSFSLIYKNGERSLDLICSDRDQAEYWYLGLRALLPIPCSPCSSIGSRSSRQMDSCTNTPSSYIQLKSRLPSAHGTPRHIQVYSSHRNPKKTHGTFLGGSADCSEALFYPRQRTFSDIETYLEKLTRKISNPEIHGLKDIMVGNKEKEQEITQTPKLKTFEGPRAACRLDSLKDVFFWGDAFGSILDYDDTPKSLPMLVDSTNMLDVQSIACGETHAAIITKQGEVYSWGNESSGRIGNQVNIKVSRPKLVESLASLHVKAVAYGSKHACAVTVSGELFEWGEGTHMGQLDCNAKNQWFPHKLFSPLDGISVVKIACGPWHTAIITSSGQLYTYGDGTFGVLGHGDTQGTTRPKEVEYLKGSRVKCVACGPWHTAAIVEVISDFKSNSPRSKLFTWGDADRGKLGHADKKMKLIPTCVDSLTDYDFIQVSCGMALTVVLSITGVVFTIGSSMHGQLGNPHADGKTVCAVEGLLKTEFVRHISSGSSHVAVLTTNGKVFTWGKGKEGQLGLGDYLHRSTPTLVDALEGRQVESISCGYNYTAAVCLHKIISRKDLSVCSGCKMAFGLTRKKHNCYHCGSMFCNSCSSNKVAKAALAPDKSRRYRVCDGCFSQLLKVVDSAKVKSELKTSKGAEIIRSYTPKLSRIFRDANLPVEKVALVQCPNQRNEVPATPVQAKSQRWGQVECPAQFLPGEDSFRYQSISKNHMCSASVSERMHDPIVLKSGRSLQQPNDDHRKDLNSTETLLTEEVKQLRSQVTLLVEQYHQKTLQVELYKQKLDETWLIVRDEAAKCKAAKDIIKVLTDQCKALSEKLLVGQQYENLETKSNISQGQTLSADLQHYSSEKLATGKFGQLNITKNHQTSSQGDDYTPSSNSDVQIEGSCSHLNGSRTFDGNGCITEADSLVARVTSNGVIEQIERGVYVTFAVSPSGKKDIKRVRFSRKHFGEKEAQHWWEENKGSLYAKYSTEKIQHQLEVTIKSVQE; encoded by the exons ATGGCGGGGAGCTTCGACGGGAGGACGCCAACCAGAGGCGTTGAGCAG GCCATCGTTGCTCTGAAGAAGGGCGCACATCTCCTGAAATGTGGCAAGAGGGGGAAGCCCAAATTCTGTGCCTTCAGGCTATCATCT GATGAGACAACATTAATATGGTACTCAAAAGGGAGGGAAAAACACTTGAGCTTAAGCTCCGTGTCAGCTGTGGTTCTTGGCCAGAAGACG ATAAAATTTCTGCGACAGCGTTGTCCAGAGAAGGAATCCCATTCCTTTTCACTTATATACAAAAACGGAGAGCGCTCACTTGACTTG ATCTGCAGCGACAGAGATCAAGCTGAATACTGGTATCTGGGCTTGAGGGCCTTATTACCAATTCCTTGTAGCCCATGTTCATCGATTGGATCAAGGAGCAGTAGACAGATGGACAGTTGTACAAATACTCCCAGCAGCTATATTCAGCTTAAGAGTAGGTTGCCAAGTGCACATGGCACACCAAGGCACATACAG GTATATTCATCACACAGGAACCCCAAGAAGACACACGGAACATTTTTGGGTGGTAGTGCTGATTGTTCAGAAGCATTATTTTACCCAAGGCAGCGAACATTCTCTGACATAGAGACTTACCTGGAAAAGCTTACACGCAAGATTTCAAATCCAGAAATACATGGTTTGAAGGATATTATGGTTGGTAACAAAGAAAAGGAGCAGGAAATTACCCAAACACCTAAACTGAAAACTTTTGAAGGACCCCGTGCAGCATGTAGATTAGATTCTCTGAAGGATGTTTTTTTCTGGGGTGATGCTTTTGGAAGTATTTTAGACTATGATGATACCCCAAAATCCCTTCCAATGTTAGTGGACTCAACCAACATGCTTGATGTACAAAGCATTGCTTGCGGAGAGACTCATGCAGCTATAATCACTAAGCAAGGGGAGGTCTACTCCTGGGGCAATGAGAGCAGTGGTAGAATTGGAAATCAAGTAAATATCAAAGTCTCCCGACCCAAGCTTGTTGAGTCTCTTGCCTCTTTACATGTGAAGGCTGTGGCATATGGATCAAAGCACGCTTGTGCAGTAACTGTTTCTGGTGAACTTTTTGAATGGGGCGAAGGAACCCATATGGGTCAGTTGGACTGCAATGCAAAGAATCAATGGTTTCCGCATAAATTGTTTAGTCCATTGGATGGCATATCGGTTGTGAAGATTGCTTGTGGTCCTTGGCATACAGCAATAATAACATCGTCTGGTCAGTTATACACATATGGGGATGGAACATTTGGTGTTCTTGGTCATGGAGATACACAAGGAACTACTCGACCAAAAGAAGTAGAGTATTTGAAAGGCTCAAGAGTGAAATGTGTGGCATGTGGGCCATGGCACACAGCTGCCATTGTGGAAGTAATCAGTGATTTTAAGAGCAATTCACCAAGAAGCAAGCTGTTCACATGGGGCGATGCGGATCGGGGGAAGCTGGGCCATGCTGACAAAAAGATGAAGCTTATACCAACATGCGTTGATTCACTCACAGACTATGATTTTATTCAGGTGTCCTGCGGGATGGCACTCACTGTCGTTCTTTCTATTACTGGTGTGGTCTTTACTATTGGCAGTTCCATGCATGGGCAATTGGGGAACCCCCATGCAGATGGTAAAACTGTTTGTGCTGTTGAAGGACTACTTAAGACCGAGTTTGTCAGACATATATCATCAGGTTCTTCCCATGTAGCAGTACTGACTACAAATGGGAAAGTGTTTACATGGGGTAAAGGCAAGGAAGGGCAGCTTGGTTTAGGTGACTACCTTCATAGGAGCACTCCAACTTTAGTAGATGCATTGGAAGGTAGGCAAGTGGAAAGCATATCTTGTGGTTACAATTATACTGCAGCAGTATGTTTGCATAAGATAATCTCAAGGAAGGACCTCTCTGTATGTAGTGGTTGCAAGATGGCTTTTGGTCTCACTAGAAAGAAGCACAACTGTTACCATTGTGGTTCCATGTTCTGCAATTCCTGTAGTAGTAACAAGGTTGCCAAGGCAGCACTTGCACCAGACAAGAGCAGAAGGTATCGCGTATGTGATGGGTGTTTCAGTCAGCTACTGAAAGTTGTGGATTCTGCTAAGGTAAAGTCTGAACTAAAGACCAGCAAAGGAGCTGAAATTATAAGGTCATACACACCAAAGTTGTCCCGTATATTCAGGGATGCAAACTTACCTGTAGAAAAGGTGGCTTTAGTACAATGCCCCAATCAGAGAAATGAGGTCCCGGCCACTCCAGTCCAAGCAAAATCTCAGAGATGGGGGCAAGTTGAGTGCCCAGCTCAATTTCTACCTGGAGAAGACAGTTTTCGGTATCAATCTATATCGAAGAATCATATGTGTAGTGCCTCTGTTTCCGAGAGAATGCATGACCCCATAGTGCTGAAGTCTGGCAGATCTTTGCAACAGCCTAATGATGACCATAGGAAAGATCTGAACAGCACAGAAACCTTGCTCACAGAAGAAGTAAAGCAGCTTCGTTCACAG GTGACACTTCTCGTGGAGCAATACCATCAAAAAACTCTTCAGGTTGAACTGTATAAACAAAAACTTGATGAGACATGGCTAATTGTTAGGGATGAGGCTGCAAAATGCAAAGCTGCCAAAGACATCATTAAGGTTCTAACTGATCAG TGTAAGGCCTTGTCAGAGAAACTTTTGGTTGGTCAACAATATGAGAACCTTGAGACAAAATCTAATATCAGCCAAGGACAAACATTGTCAGCAGATTTGCAACATTATTCCAGCGAAAAGCTTGCCACAGGCAAATTCGGACAACTCAACATCACCAAAAATCACCAGACCAGCAGCCAAGGAGATGACTATACACCTTCTTCGAATTCTGATGTGCAGATAGAAGGATCGTGCAGTCATTTGAATGGTTCAAGAACATTTGACGGTAATGGCTGTATTACAGAAGCGGATTCCCTTGTTGCTCGAGTCACCTCCAATGGTGTGATTGAGCAAATCGAGCGTGGGGTGTATGTCACATTTGCTGTATCACCTAGTGGAAAGAAAGACATAAAACGTGTACGATTCAG TCGGAAGCATTTTGGCGAGAAGGAAGCTCAGCACTGGTGGGAAGAGAATAAGGGCAGCCTCTACGCAAAGTACAGTACTGAAAAAATACAACATCAGCTAGAGGTCACAATCAAGAGTGTACAAGAGTAA
- the LOC136491157 gene encoding PH, RCC1 and FYVE domains-containing protein 1-like isoform X1 encodes MQRVGMHRLSHLIASTCCFVQAIVALKKGAHLLKCGKRGKPKFCAFRLSSDETTLIWYSKGREKHLSLSSVSAVVLGQKTIKFLRQRCPEKESHSFSLIYKNGERSLDLICSDRDQAEYWYLGLRALLPIPCSPCSSIGSRSSRQMDSCTNTPSSYIQLKSRLPSAHGTPRHIQVYSSHRNPKKTHGTFLGGSADCSEALFYPRQRTFSDIETYLEKLTRKISNPEIHGLKDIMVGNKEKEQEITQTPKLKTFEGPRAACRLDSLKDVFFWGDAFGSILDYDDTPKSLPMLVDSTNMLDVQSIACGETHAAIITKQGEVYSWGNESSGRIGNQVNIKVSRPKLVESLASLHVKAVAYGSKHACAVTVSGELFEWGEGTHMGQLDCNAKNQWFPHKLFSPLDGISVVKIACGPWHTAIITSSGQLYTYGDGTFGVLGHGDTQGTTRPKEVEYLKGSRVKCVACGPWHTAAIVEVISDFKSNSPRSKLFTWGDADRGKLGHADKKMKLIPTCVDSLTDYDFIQVSCGMALTVVLSITGVVFTIGSSMHGQLGNPHADGKTVCAVEGLLKTEFVRHISSGSSHVAVLTTNGKVFTWGKGKEGQLGLGDYLHRSTPTLVDALEGRQVESISCGYNYTAAVCLHKIISRKDLSVCSGCKMAFGLTRKKHNCYHCGSMFCNSCSSNKVAKAALAPDKSRRYRVCDGCFSQLLKVVDSAKVKSELKTSKGAEIIRSYTPKLSRIFRDANLPVEKVALVQCPNQRNEVPATPVQAKSQRWGQVECPAQFLPGEDSFRYQSISKNHMCSASVSERMHDPIVLKSGRSLQQPNDDHRKDLNSTETLLTEEVKQLRSQVTLLVEQYHQKTLQVELYKQKLDETWLIVRDEAAKCKAAKDIIKVLTDQCKALSEKLLVGQQYENLETKSNISQGQTLSADLQHYSSEKLATGKFGQLNITKNHQTSSQGDDYTPSSNSDVQIEGSCSHLNGSRTFDGNGCITEADSLVARVTSNGVIEQIERGVYVTFAVSPSGKKDIKRVRFSRKHFGEKEAQHWWEENKGSLYAKYSTEKIQHQLEVTIKSVQE; translated from the exons ATGCAGAGGGTTGGAATGCACCGACTGAGCCATCTGATTGCTTCAACTTGTTGCTTTGTTCAGGCCATCGTTGCTCTGAAGAAGGGCGCACATCTCCTGAAATGTGGCAAGAGGGGGAAGCCCAAATTCTGTGCCTTCAGGCTATCATCT GATGAGACAACATTAATATGGTACTCAAAAGGGAGGGAAAAACACTTGAGCTTAAGCTCCGTGTCAGCTGTGGTTCTTGGCCAGAAGACG ATAAAATTTCTGCGACAGCGTTGTCCAGAGAAGGAATCCCATTCCTTTTCACTTATATACAAAAACGGAGAGCGCTCACTTGACTTG ATCTGCAGCGACAGAGATCAAGCTGAATACTGGTATCTGGGCTTGAGGGCCTTATTACCAATTCCTTGTAGCCCATGTTCATCGATTGGATCAAGGAGCAGTAGACAGATGGACAGTTGTACAAATACTCCCAGCAGCTATATTCAGCTTAAGAGTAGGTTGCCAAGTGCACATGGCACACCAAGGCACATACAG GTATATTCATCACACAGGAACCCCAAGAAGACACACGGAACATTTTTGGGTGGTAGTGCTGATTGTTCAGAAGCATTATTTTACCCAAGGCAGCGAACATTCTCTGACATAGAGACTTACCTGGAAAAGCTTACACGCAAGATTTCAAATCCAGAAATACATGGTTTGAAGGATATTATGGTTGGTAACAAAGAAAAGGAGCAGGAAATTACCCAAACACCTAAACTGAAAACTTTTGAAGGACCCCGTGCAGCATGTAGATTAGATTCTCTGAAGGATGTTTTTTTCTGGGGTGATGCTTTTGGAAGTATTTTAGACTATGATGATACCCCAAAATCCCTTCCAATGTTAGTGGACTCAACCAACATGCTTGATGTACAAAGCATTGCTTGCGGAGAGACTCATGCAGCTATAATCACTAAGCAAGGGGAGGTCTACTCCTGGGGCAATGAGAGCAGTGGTAGAATTGGAAATCAAGTAAATATCAAAGTCTCCCGACCCAAGCTTGTTGAGTCTCTTGCCTCTTTACATGTGAAGGCTGTGGCATATGGATCAAAGCACGCTTGTGCAGTAACTGTTTCTGGTGAACTTTTTGAATGGGGCGAAGGAACCCATATGGGTCAGTTGGACTGCAATGCAAAGAATCAATGGTTTCCGCATAAATTGTTTAGTCCATTGGATGGCATATCGGTTGTGAAGATTGCTTGTGGTCCTTGGCATACAGCAATAATAACATCGTCTGGTCAGTTATACACATATGGGGATGGAACATTTGGTGTTCTTGGTCATGGAGATACACAAGGAACTACTCGACCAAAAGAAGTAGAGTATTTGAAAGGCTCAAGAGTGAAATGTGTGGCATGTGGGCCATGGCACACAGCTGCCATTGTGGAAGTAATCAGTGATTTTAAGAGCAATTCACCAAGAAGCAAGCTGTTCACATGGGGCGATGCGGATCGGGGGAAGCTGGGCCATGCTGACAAAAAGATGAAGCTTATACCAACATGCGTTGATTCACTCACAGACTATGATTTTATTCAGGTGTCCTGCGGGATGGCACTCACTGTCGTTCTTTCTATTACTGGTGTGGTCTTTACTATTGGCAGTTCCATGCATGGGCAATTGGGGAACCCCCATGCAGATGGTAAAACTGTTTGTGCTGTTGAAGGACTACTTAAGACCGAGTTTGTCAGACATATATCATCAGGTTCTTCCCATGTAGCAGTACTGACTACAAATGGGAAAGTGTTTACATGGGGTAAAGGCAAGGAAGGGCAGCTTGGTTTAGGTGACTACCTTCATAGGAGCACTCCAACTTTAGTAGATGCATTGGAAGGTAGGCAAGTGGAAAGCATATCTTGTGGTTACAATTATACTGCAGCAGTATGTTTGCATAAGATAATCTCAAGGAAGGACCTCTCTGTATGTAGTGGTTGCAAGATGGCTTTTGGTCTCACTAGAAAGAAGCACAACTGTTACCATTGTGGTTCCATGTTCTGCAATTCCTGTAGTAGTAACAAGGTTGCCAAGGCAGCACTTGCACCAGACAAGAGCAGAAGGTATCGCGTATGTGATGGGTGTTTCAGTCAGCTACTGAAAGTTGTGGATTCTGCTAAGGTAAAGTCTGAACTAAAGACCAGCAAAGGAGCTGAAATTATAAGGTCATACACACCAAAGTTGTCCCGTATATTCAGGGATGCAAACTTACCTGTAGAAAAGGTGGCTTTAGTACAATGCCCCAATCAGAGAAATGAGGTCCCGGCCACTCCAGTCCAAGCAAAATCTCAGAGATGGGGGCAAGTTGAGTGCCCAGCTCAATTTCTACCTGGAGAAGACAGTTTTCGGTATCAATCTATATCGAAGAATCATATGTGTAGTGCCTCTGTTTCCGAGAGAATGCATGACCCCATAGTGCTGAAGTCTGGCAGATCTTTGCAACAGCCTAATGATGACCATAGGAAAGATCTGAACAGCACAGAAACCTTGCTCACAGAAGAAGTAAAGCAGCTTCGTTCACAG GTGACACTTCTCGTGGAGCAATACCATCAAAAAACTCTTCAGGTTGAACTGTATAAACAAAAACTTGATGAGACATGGCTAATTGTTAGGGATGAGGCTGCAAAATGCAAAGCTGCCAAAGACATCATTAAGGTTCTAACTGATCAG TGTAAGGCCTTGTCAGAGAAACTTTTGGTTGGTCAACAATATGAGAACCTTGAGACAAAATCTAATATCAGCCAAGGACAAACATTGTCAGCAGATTTGCAACATTATTCCAGCGAAAAGCTTGCCACAGGCAAATTCGGACAACTCAACATCACCAAAAATCACCAGACCAGCAGCCAAGGAGATGACTATACACCTTCTTCGAATTCTGATGTGCAGATAGAAGGATCGTGCAGTCATTTGAATGGTTCAAGAACATTTGACGGTAATGGCTGTATTACAGAAGCGGATTCCCTTGTTGCTCGAGTCACCTCCAATGGTGTGATTGAGCAAATCGAGCGTGGGGTGTATGTCACATTTGCTGTATCACCTAGTGGAAAGAAAGACATAAAACGTGTACGATTCAG TCGGAAGCATTTTGGCGAGAAGGAAGCTCAGCACTGGTGGGAAGAGAATAAGGGCAGCCTCTACGCAAAGTACAGTACTGAAAAAATACAACATCAGCTAGAGGTCACAATCAAGAGTGTACAAGAGTAA